Proteins encoded together in one Hymenobacter monticola window:
- a CDS encoding NTF2 fold immunity protein, with the protein MKSFLLAALVAIVTKASAQTAPDGQVPKAGYVPNASTAVSIAEAVLLPLYGSKAIRRERPFRAELRSDSVWVVHSGRYTKGGSYVEISKRDGRILEATIGK; encoded by the coding sequence ATGAAATCCTTCTTGCTAGCAGCGCTGGTGGCTATCGTTACCAAAGCATCAGCTCAAACAGCGCCTGACGGGCAAGTGCCCAAAGCTGGCTATGTGCCCAATGCCAGCACCGCCGTCAGCATAGCCGAGGCCGTTTTACTGCCCTTGTACGGTAGCAAGGCGATTCGTCGGGAGCGGCCTTTTCGAGCGGAGCTTAGAAGTGACTCGGTGTGGGTCGTGCACAGCGGGCGCTACACCAAGGGCGGAAGCTACGTGGAGATAAGCAAGCGCGACGGCCGCATCTTAGAAGCTACGATAGGAAAGTAA
- a CDS encoding helix-turn-helix domain-containing protein — translation MSKAESIPEFYQYYFKELPVSLQPEAGQANVFRLEDSLAPGAQPKQYSRRDYYKITLIRGHNAYHYADKSLQITGPTLMFFNPQVPYTWQPLADDTTGFFCIFREEFLNAPGGQGLLDLPLFRPGGDPAYALTAAQDQEVSALFEKMLAEIGSDYALKYDLLRNYAAELVHYALKLRPSDTRYQHPDAKSRLAAVFSELLERQFPIESPARRLGLRSASDFARQLAVHVNHLNRCVRDTTGKTTTAHIADRLAAEARALLRHTDWNIAEVGYSLGFDEPAHFNYFFKKQTGQTPSAFRLV, via the coding sequence ATGTCGAAAGCCGAGAGCATCCCCGAGTTTTACCAGTACTACTTCAAGGAGCTGCCCGTCAGCCTGCAGCCTGAGGCGGGCCAGGCCAACGTGTTTCGGCTGGAAGACTCGCTGGCGCCCGGCGCGCAGCCCAAGCAGTACAGCCGCCGCGACTACTACAAGATTACCCTCATCCGGGGCCACAACGCCTACCACTACGCCGACAAAAGCCTGCAGATAACGGGGCCGACGCTCATGTTTTTCAATCCCCAGGTGCCCTACACCTGGCAGCCGCTGGCCGACGACACCACGGGGTTTTTCTGCATCTTCCGCGAAGAGTTTCTGAATGCGCCCGGCGGCCAGGGCCTGCTCGACCTGCCGCTGTTCCGGCCCGGCGGCGACCCCGCCTACGCCCTCACCGCGGCCCAGGACCAGGAAGTGAGCGCGCTGTTTGAGAAGATGCTGGCCGAGATAGGGTCGGATTATGCGCTGAAATACGACCTGCTGCGCAACTACGCGGCCGAGCTGGTGCACTACGCCCTGAAGCTGCGCCCCTCCGACACCCGCTACCAGCACCCCGACGCCAAGTCGCGCCTCGCGGCCGTGTTCAGCGAGCTGCTGGAGCGGCAGTTTCCCATCGAGTCGCCGGCCCGGCGGCTGGGGCTGCGCTCGGCCAGCGACTTTGCCCGGCAGCTGGCCGTGCACGTCAACCACCTCAACCGCTGCGTGCGCGACACCACCGGCAAAACCACCACCGCCCACATCGCCGACCGCCTCGCCGCCGAGGCCCGCGCCCTGCTGCGCCACACCGACTGGAACATTGCCGAGGTGGGCTACAGCCTGGGCTTCGACGAGCCGGCTCACTTCAACTACTTTTTCAAGAAGCAAACCGGGCAAACGCCCTCGGCTTTCCGGCTGGTTTGA
- a CDS encoding oxidoreductase: MEKQQVWFITGASKGFGLELVKQLRQQGHLVAATSRNLAELRQAAGPEAADFLPLVVDLASEASVSEALAATVAQFGRLDVVANNAGYGQLGSLEELSDAEARANFEVNVFGTLNVVRQALPQLRRQQSGHILNFSSIAGLFGSFPGWGIYCATKFAVEGLSESLAAEVAPFGVKVTLVEPGYFRTNFLESGSLRTAENQLDEYTLVRESEALHQEQIKGNQPGDPVKAVAAIIAVAAAPKPPLHLLLGQDAYDMANVKIKALQDDMAQWKHVTVATGFAEPATA, translated from the coding sequence ATGGAAAAGCAACAAGTGTGGTTTATTACCGGCGCCTCCAAAGGCTTCGGGCTCGAACTGGTGAAGCAGCTGCGGCAGCAGGGCCACCTGGTGGCCGCCACCTCCCGCAACCTGGCCGAGCTGCGCCAGGCCGCCGGCCCCGAGGCCGCCGATTTCCTGCCCCTGGTCGTGGACCTGGCCAGCGAGGCTAGTGTGAGTGAGGCCCTTGCGGCCACCGTGGCGCAGTTCGGGCGCCTCGATGTGGTGGCCAACAACGCGGGCTACGGCCAGCTCGGCAGCCTCGAAGAACTGTCCGATGCCGAAGCCCGGGCCAATTTTGAGGTCAACGTGTTTGGCACGCTCAACGTGGTGCGGCAGGCCCTGCCGCAGCTGCGCCGGCAGCAGAGCGGGCACATCCTCAATTTCTCGTCCATCGCCGGCCTCTTCGGCAGCTTTCCCGGCTGGGGCATCTACTGCGCCACCAAGTTTGCCGTGGAAGGGCTGTCGGAGTCGCTGGCGGCCGAGGTAGCGCCGTTCGGCGTGAAGGTGACCCTGGTGGAGCCGGGCTACTTCCGCACCAATTTTCTGGAGTCGGGCTCGCTGCGCACGGCCGAAAACCAGCTCGATGAATACACGCTGGTGCGGGAGTCGGAGGCGCTGCACCAGGAGCAAATCAAAGGCAACCAGCCCGGCGACCCGGTGAAGGCCGTGGCCGCCATCATCGCCGTGGCCGCCGCCCCCAAACCGCCCCTGCACCTGCTGCTGGGCCAGGATGCCTACGACATGGCCAACGTGAAAATCAAGGCCCTGCAAGACGATATGGCGCAGTGGAAGCACGTAACCGTGGCCACCGGCTTTGCCGAGCCGGCTACGGCCTAG
- a CDS encoding SMP-30/gluconolactonase/LRE family protein, whose protein sequence is MRFLLPSLLLLSFSAAIPAATAQPARFTTTGRVLRHAPALDQLLAPDAQIEIVAAGFSHLEGPVWVPDSSMLLFNDTKTRTLYRWTAARGLSKFLENSGYTGRLPYGDEPGSNGLALDDHGNLLVCEHGDRRLARLPLAEKSGKISLTDHYKGQRYNSPNDVLAHPTNGSLYFTDPPYGLPGKENDPRRQTAGVYRLDAKGTVTREISDLTRPNGLAHSPDGRTLYVSVSDSLRPVLLAYPIGVKGQLGKSRVFFDMATLPKVRFKEVPDGLKTDRAGNVWASGPGGISIISPTGQLLGTIDTGEVAANCAWGDDGRTLYIASGPWLCRIRTKAEGILSGR, encoded by the coding sequence ATGCGCTTTTTACTTCCGTCTCTCCTGCTGCTGAGTTTCAGCGCCGCCATTCCGGCCGCCACTGCCCAGCCGGCCCGCTTCACCACCACGGGCCGCGTGCTGCGCCACGCCCCGGCCCTCGACCAGCTGCTGGCCCCCGATGCGCAGATTGAAATCGTGGCCGCCGGCTTCAGCCACCTCGAAGGGCCGGTGTGGGTGCCCGACAGCAGCATGCTGCTTTTCAACGATACCAAAACCCGCACCCTCTACCGCTGGACGGCCGCCCGGGGCCTGAGCAAATTCCTGGAAAACAGCGGCTACACCGGCCGCCTGCCTTACGGTGACGAGCCCGGCAGTAACGGCCTCGCCCTCGACGACCACGGCAACCTGCTGGTCTGCGAGCACGGCGACCGCCGCCTGGCCCGCCTGCCCCTGGCCGAGAAAAGCGGCAAAATCAGCCTCACCGACCATTACAAGGGTCAGCGCTACAACAGCCCCAACGACGTGCTGGCCCACCCCACCAACGGCAGCCTCTACTTCACCGACCCGCCCTACGGCCTGCCCGGCAAGGAAAACGACCCGCGCCGCCAAACGGCCGGCGTGTACCGCCTCGACGCCAAAGGCACCGTGACCCGCGAAATCAGCGACCTGACCCGCCCCAACGGCCTTGCCCACAGCCCCGACGGCCGCACGCTCTACGTGAGCGTGTCCGATTCGCTGCGGCCCGTACTCCTCGCTTACCCCATCGGCGTGAAGGGCCAGCTGGGCAAAAGCCGCGTGTTTTTTGACATGGCGACGCTGCCCAAAGTACGCTTCAAGGAAGTGCCCGACGGCCTGAAAACCGACCGCGCTGGCAACGTGTGGGCCAGCGGCCCGGGCGGCATCTCCATCATCTCGCCCACCGGCCAGCTGCTCGGCACCATCGACACGGGCGAAGTGGCCGCCAACTGCGCCTGGGGCGACGACGGCCGCACGCTTTACATCGCCTCGGGCCCCTGGCTCTGCCGCATCCGCACCAAAGCCGAGGGGATATTGAGCGGCCGGTAG
- a CDS encoding SMP-30/gluconolactonase/LRE family protein: MKNLFLLLSFFAFLLPAVQAQSSKTPVLEVADFGRHQPIGVGVSKQGRIFVTFPKKKKDYDFGLAEIVNGQRLPYPNAEWNRWDSLQAPTRFVNVQAAVVDAADNLWVLDPANPDDEAPLVAGIKLLKIDLKTNKVERIYRFEDLPRERTGLNDVRVDPGRQVAYLSDPKLAGIVVLDLRTGKTRVVLQGDKSTAAAPGFVLRIDGKEVKDKAGKPFSSNVNGIAISPDFNYLYYRAINQTKLYRIATEALRDAALPAGALAARVEEVGETGVSHGMIADAKGNVYLTDSPNQAVRYVTPTGRLETLAQDGRFSWPDTFAVGPDGYLYLTCAQINRTPKWNNGQDRVQYPFRLFKMKLP; encoded by the coding sequence ATGAAAAACCTGTTCCTGCTGCTTTCCTTTTTCGCTTTCCTGTTGCCCGCCGTGCAAGCCCAGTCCTCCAAAACGCCCGTGCTCGAAGTGGCTGACTTCGGCCGCCACCAGCCCATTGGGGTGGGCGTGTCGAAGCAGGGCCGCATTTTCGTCACCTTCCCGAAGAAGAAAAAGGACTACGATTTCGGCCTGGCCGAAATCGTGAACGGCCAGCGCTTGCCCTACCCCAACGCCGAGTGGAACCGCTGGGATTCGCTGCAGGCCCCCACCCGCTTCGTGAATGTGCAAGCCGCCGTGGTGGATGCCGCCGACAACCTCTGGGTGCTCGACCCCGCCAACCCCGACGACGAGGCCCCGCTCGTGGCCGGCATCAAGCTGCTGAAAATCGACCTGAAAACCAACAAGGTCGAGCGCATCTACCGTTTCGAAGACCTGCCCCGCGAACGCACCGGCCTCAACGACGTGCGCGTGGACCCCGGCCGGCAGGTGGCCTACCTATCCGACCCCAAGCTGGCTGGCATTGTGGTGCTGGACCTGCGCACCGGCAAAACCCGGGTAGTACTGCAGGGCGACAAATCGACGGCCGCCGCGCCGGGCTTCGTGCTGCGCATCGACGGCAAGGAGGTGAAGGACAAAGCCGGCAAGCCGTTCAGCAGCAACGTCAACGGCATTGCCATCAGCCCCGATTTTAACTACCTCTACTACCGGGCCATCAACCAGACCAAGCTCTACCGCATTGCCACCGAGGCCCTGCGCGATGCCGCCCTGCCGGCTGGCGCGCTGGCGGCCCGCGTGGAGGAAGTGGGCGAAACCGGCGTGAGCCACGGCATGATAGCCGATGCCAAGGGCAACGTGTACCTCACCGACTCGCCCAACCAAGCCGTGCGCTACGTGACGCCCACCGGCCGCCTCGAAACCCTGGCCCAGGACGGCCGCTTCAGCTGGCCCGATACCTTTGCGGTGGGCCCCGACGGCTATCTCTACCTCACCTGTGCCCAAATCAACCGCACGCCCAAGTGGAACAACGGCCAGGACCGGGTGCAGTACCCTTTCCGGCTGTTCAAGATGAAGCTGCCGTAG
- a CDS encoding DUF5694 domain-containing protein, translating to MPLLRRNRYFFPGLLGALLGLAACAGTKNRSAAEPTAATTDILLLGCSHLSQLYKAGNPSSDVLTPKRQAELSAVLDGLQRYQPDGILVEELPENQPRLDSLYQRYRQGQLDLNTMPGGRSEVYQLGFALGKRLGLARIYCVNAPGGTSQSILHEGKNIELYKQADADWHAFSDPIGQRLATGASTIGQFLRAINEPATLRQLHRLVYRTPARVTDGALKPDPMVDAAFISPHYVGAEFISVFYNRDLKVYSNIVTTQLQTRQHRQLLIIGARHVASLQGILADDPAYRVVASARYLGR from the coding sequence ATGCCGCTACTTCGACGTAACCGCTACTTCTTCCCGGGGCTGCTGGGCGCCTTGCTGGGCCTGGCCGCCTGCGCCGGTACCAAAAACCGCTCCGCCGCCGAACCCACGGCAGCTACCACCGACATCCTGCTGCTGGGTTGCAGCCATTTGTCTCAGCTCTACAAAGCCGGCAACCCCAGTTCCGACGTGCTGACGCCCAAGCGTCAGGCCGAGCTAAGTGCCGTGCTCGACGGGCTGCAGCGCTACCAGCCCGATGGCATCCTCGTGGAGGAACTGCCCGAAAACCAGCCCCGCCTCGACAGCCTGTACCAGCGTTACCGCCAGGGCCAGCTCGACTTGAACACCATGCCCGGCGGCCGCAGCGAGGTGTACCAACTGGGGTTTGCGCTGGGCAAGCGGCTGGGGCTGGCCCGCATCTACTGCGTGAACGCGCCGGGTGGCACCTCGCAAAGCATTCTGCACGAGGGCAAGAACATCGAGCTATACAAGCAGGCCGATGCCGACTGGCACGCGTTTTCCGACCCCATTGGCCAGCGGCTGGCGACCGGCGCCAGCACCATTGGGCAGTTTCTGCGCGCCATCAACGAGCCGGCCACCCTGCGCCAGCTGCACCGGCTGGTGTACCGCACCCCGGCCCGCGTCACCGACGGCGCCCTCAAGCCTGACCCCATGGTGGACGCAGCCTTCATCAGCCCGCACTACGTGGGCGCGGAGTTCATCTCGGTGTTCTACAACCGCGACCTGAAGGTGTACTCCAACATCGTGACCACCCAGCTGCAAACCCGGCAGCACCGGCAGCTGCTGATAATTGGGGCGCGGCACGTGGCCTCGCTGCAGGGCATTCTGGCCGACGACCCGGCGTATCGGGTGGTGGCCTCGGCGCGCTACCTGGGCCGCTAG
- a CDS encoding DUF3826 domain-containing protein: MNRLFKTAVLVLSLGAWVVSPAHGQAATSATQAAPDPEAAKKAAEWTAALQLKDAKKAAAVQQVIATHLAAIREYHNAHPYTETPAGLNPGTGQPLSTMDRTLITVSAMPKSIHDNLMAGLRQQLTPEQVEAVLDKYTIGKVAFTLNGYKSIVPDLTPTEEAVIVANLKQAREQAVDFKNMKEISAVFEIYKDKNEAYLNTHGRNWRELFKTYVDGVNAKKAADKAKAAAAPAASPK, encoded by the coding sequence ATGAACAGACTTTTCAAAACCGCCGTCCTAGTGCTAAGCCTGGGAGCGTGGGTGGTTTCCCCGGCCCACGGGCAAGCCGCGACCAGCGCTACCCAAGCTGCACCCGACCCGGAAGCCGCCAAGAAAGCGGCCGAGTGGACGGCCGCGCTCCAGCTGAAAGACGCCAAAAAGGCGGCCGCTGTGCAGCAGGTGATTGCCACGCACCTGGCAGCCATTCGGGAGTACCACAACGCCCACCCCTACACCGAAACGCCGGCCGGCCTCAACCCCGGCACCGGCCAGCCGCTGAGCACCATGGACCGGACGCTCATCACCGTATCGGCCATGCCCAAGAGCATTCACGACAACCTGATGGCCGGCCTGCGCCAGCAGCTCACGCCCGAGCAGGTGGAGGCCGTGCTCGATAAGTACACCATTGGCAAGGTGGCTTTCACGCTGAACGGCTACAAATCCATCGTGCCCGACCTGACGCCCACCGAGGAAGCCGTGATTGTGGCCAACCTGAAACAGGCCCGCGAGCAGGCCGTGGACTTCAAGAACATGAAGGAGATTTCCGCCGTGTTCGAAATCTACAAAGACAAAAACGAGGCCTACCTGAACACCCACGGCCGCAACTGGCGCGAGCTGTTCAAAACCTACGTGGACGGCGTGAACGCCAAAAAAGCCGCCGACAAAGCCAAGGCGGCCGCAGCTCCGGCGGCTTCGCCCAAGTAG
- a CDS encoding cation:proton antiporter — MPYYTIALLLLGIAILGVAWLPSLLEKYPLSYPIVYIVLGLGVCSLPLGLPPADPQAHPVFVTHLSELCVIVALTGTGLKIDRPFSFRTWRSPLLLVLVLMVLTIAGLALAGHWLLGLAPASALLLAAALAPTDPVLAGDVQVGDPGEGREDNVRFALTGEAGLNDGLAFPFVYLALALLPAAAPLSGRLLHWLWMDVGYRIGMGVLLGWLSGVVLAYLIFNLPKRVSIKTEGYGFVALSVTLTSYAVTELLHGYGFLAVFIAAITLRSRERRHEYHRLMHAFTDQMERLFIVVILLLLGAAIADGLLRALTWPGAALGVLLVLVLRPLGGMLTLMRSSRVNLAERAVISFFGIRGIGSVFYVAYALGEADFPQAREIWAVLAFTMLLSITLHGVLATPVMNWLDRRHGRQTAAELAETPAE, encoded by the coding sequence ATGCCTTATTACACCATTGCGCTGCTGCTGCTCGGGATTGCCATTCTGGGCGTGGCCTGGCTGCCCTCGCTGCTGGAGAAGTACCCGCTGTCGTACCCCATTGTCTACATTGTGCTGGGGCTGGGCGTGTGCAGCCTGCCGCTGGGCCTGCCCCCGGCCGACCCGCAGGCGCATCCCGTCTTCGTGACGCACCTCTCCGAGCTGTGCGTCATTGTGGCCCTCACGGGCACGGGGCTGAAGATTGACCGGCCGTTTTCCTTTCGCACCTGGCGTTCGCCGCTGCTGCTGGTGCTCGTGCTCATGGTGCTCACCATTGCGGGGCTGGCGCTGGCGGGGCACTGGCTGCTGGGGTTGGCGCCGGCCTCGGCCCTGCTGCTGGCCGCCGCCCTGGCCCCCACCGACCCCGTGCTGGCCGGCGACGTGCAGGTGGGCGACCCCGGCGAGGGCCGCGAAGACAACGTGCGCTTCGCCCTCACCGGCGAGGCGGGGCTGAACGACGGCCTGGCGTTTCCCTTCGTGTACCTGGCCCTGGCGCTGCTGCCCGCCGCCGCGCCGCTGAGCGGGCGGCTGCTGCACTGGCTGTGGATGGACGTGGGCTACCGCATCGGGATGGGCGTGCTGCTGGGCTGGCTCTCGGGCGTGGTGCTGGCGTATTTGATTTTCAACCTGCCCAAGCGCGTCAGCATCAAAACCGAAGGCTACGGGTTTGTGGCGCTGTCCGTCACGCTCACGTCCTACGCCGTCACGGAGCTGCTGCACGGCTACGGGTTTCTGGCCGTGTTCATTGCCGCCATCACGTTGCGCAGCCGCGAGCGCAGGCACGAGTACCACCGCCTCATGCACGCCTTCACCGACCAGATGGAGCGGCTGTTCATTGTGGTGATTTTGCTGCTGCTGGGGGCCGCCATTGCCGATGGGCTGCTGCGCGCGCTCACGTGGCCGGGCGCGGCGCTGGGCGTGCTGCTGGTGCTGGTGCTGCGCCCGCTGGGCGGCATGCTCACGCTGATGAGGTCGTCGCGGGTGAACCTGGCCGAGCGGGCCGTGATTTCGTTTTTCGGCATCCGCGGCATTGGCTCGGTGTTCTACGTGGCCTATGCCCTGGGCGAGGCCGACTTCCCACAGGCCCGCGAGATTTGGGCGGTGCTGGCTTTCACCATGCTGCTGTCCATCACGCTCCACGGCGTGCTGGCCACGCCGGTTATGAACTGGCTCGACCGCCGCCACGGCCGCCAGACCGCGGCCGAACTGGCCGAAACCCCGGCGGAGTAG
- a CDS encoding potassium channel family protein has product MNPVMDWKDKEAMPPATPSLGAGPTWRTRLAEWQDAARDPALSVLLGVQVVFIFLIEPLVNTEALPRWLLEFFQLLMPLVSFVVLPRRSKVRPLILLTAGPILALELIENGVFAGLLLRLFVTVAITILVARAVFRAETVTTHQLLGAVVVYLNLALLFMGIFSAIRHAVPSAFETFTHQPLKPGELLYFSITTLTSTGYGDLLPVHPLARSMANLEAVSGQLFLATFLARVVTLHGKSRREA; this is encoded by the coding sequence ATGAACCCGGTAATGGATTGGAAGGACAAAGAAGCAATGCCCCCGGCAACTCCTTCGTTGGGAGCAGGCCCCACGTGGCGCACGCGCCTGGCCGAGTGGCAGGATGCCGCCCGCGACCCCGCCCTGAGCGTGCTGCTAGGCGTGCAGGTGGTGTTCATCTTTCTGATTGAGCCGCTGGTGAACACCGAAGCGCTACCGCGCTGGCTGCTGGAGTTTTTCCAGTTGCTGATGCCGCTGGTTTCCTTTGTGGTGCTGCCCCGCCGCAGCAAGGTTCGGCCCCTCATCCTGCTCACCGCCGGCCCCATTCTGGCGCTGGAGCTGATTGAAAACGGGGTATTTGCCGGGCTGCTGCTGCGCCTGTTCGTCACGGTGGCCATCACCATTCTGGTGGCGCGGGCCGTGTTTCGGGCCGAGACCGTGACCACGCACCAGCTGCTGGGCGCCGTGGTGGTGTACCTGAACCTGGCCCTGCTGTTCATGGGCATCTTTTCGGCCATTCGGCACGCCGTGCCATCGGCTTTCGAAACCTTCACCCACCAGCCCCTGAAGCCGGGCGAGCTGCTGTATTTCAGCATCACCACGCTCACCTCCACCGGCTACGGCGACCTGCTGCCCGTGCACCCCCTGGCCCGCAGCATGGCCAACCTGGAAGCCGTGTCGGGGCAGCTCTTCCTGGCCACCTTTCTGGCCCGTGTGGTCACGCTGCACGGGAAAAGCCGGCGGGAAGCTTGA